In the Brachyhypopomus gauderio isolate BG-103 chromosome 4, BGAUD_0.2, whole genome shotgun sequence genome, one interval contains:
- the eps8l3b gene encoding epidermal growth factor receptor kinase substrate 8-like protein 3b isoform X2, translating into MTRPSAKSIYMQRKEYAESITRQPDSFHYRVEHLFTWELDGKEVSTINDCVAKLKSLDSKGKVWGQDLILQVQARCLQLCDIEAKEVLESLPLSNISQTKAILDSCVYNSLLTVTVQGYGRRPPNVFLFQCEETGAEEVRRDLERAIQQSGEDAGFQPAEMPMDIRSNLENIIGQGHPRSFRRPGPPPMQHIPPAPENPPHPFGAYQNYEDELPQSPGFAPRDEGRYSPDVREQHYHAEEPSPPPGADINRSLEIFNHVVADVDIFMEKVGAALKQQEGNKKKKKKQKSVKDYGENFPPIEEYAASLQKIKYAFNLLGKLKGHLNNPGAPDFVHSLFSSISFLVKQFPPAVPPSILSPLLTESALELLSQVVNPEEEHLWSQLGDSWKVPRSNWPNAEQIPPYIPVFYDGWQPPMPVPPQSGPRSQGPSRSNSQRFPDRNDMQGPSRSNSQRFSDRNGMQQPPAQVNRPPGSMPARPAQPLLPMRVIYDFTARNRQELSVMKGEVVQVVDKSRQWWVVRNSREEEGHVPPNVLEPMSGEEPARTHRAPNLDMRSSPEEVTAWLQYKGFSRMTVRSLGVMNGALLLGMKPDDLRAICPEEGGRVFFQLQAVKSAQALASESGHVQYGGR; encoded by the exons ATGACTCGACCAAGTGCAAAATCCATCTACA TGCAAAGGAAAGAATATGCGGAATCAATTACCAGACAACCAGATTCCTTTCATTACAGAGTGGAG CACCTGTTCACGTGGGAGCTGGACGGAAAGGAGGTGAGCACCATCAACGACTGCGTGGCCAAGCTGAAGAGTCTGGACAGCAAAGGGAAAGTGTGGGGCCAGGACTTGATCCTGCAGGTGCAGGCCAGGTGCCTACAGCTGTGTGACATTGAAGCAAAG GAGGTGCTGGAGTCTCTTCCTCTTAGCAACATCTCTCAGACTAAGGCCATCCTGGACAGCTGCGTCTACAACTCTCTTCTGACGGTCACCGTACAGGGCTATGGCCGTAGACCCCCAAATGTTTTCTTGTTCCAGTGTGAGGAGACTGGG GCAGAGGAAGTGAGAAGAGATTTGGAGAGGGCAATCCAGCAGAGTGGAGAGGATGCGGGCTTCCAACCTGCTGAAATGCCAATGGACATCAG GAGTAATTTGGAGAACATTATAGGCCAAGGCCATCCAAGGAGTTTCCGCAGACCTGGCCCCCCGCCCATGCAGCACATACCCCCTGCGCCCGAGAACCCTCCACATCCCTTCGGTGCCTACCAAAACTATG AGGATGAATTGCCACAGTCTCCTGGGTTTGCTCCCAGAGACGAGGGCCGTTACAGCCCAGACGTGCGTGAGCAGCATTACCATGCCGAGGAGCCGTCCCCTCCCCCCGGTGCAGATATCAACAGGAGTTTG GAAATCTTTAATCACGTAGTTGCTGATGTTGATATCTTCATGGAGAAAGTCGGAGCAGCTTTAAAACAGCAGGAAGGaaacaagaaaaagaagaagaaacagaAAAGTGTAAAGGACTATG GTGAAAACTTCCCCCCCATAGAGGAGTATGCTGCCTCACTTCAGAAAATTAAATATGCCTTCAATCTCCTG GGGAAGCTCAAGGGCCACTTAAACAACCCTGGAGCTCCTGACTTTGTCCACAGCctcttctcctccatcagctTT TTGGTGAAGCAGTTCCCTCCAGCTGTACCTCCCTCGATCCTGAGTCCTCTCCTCACAGAGTCCGCTCTGGAGCTCCTCAGCCAAGTGGTCAACCCGGAGGAGGAACATCTCTGGAGCCAGTTAGGAGACAGTTGGAAAGTCCCCAG ATCTAATTGGCCAAATGCAGAGCAGATCCCACCATATATTCCGGTCTTTTATGATGGCTGGCAGCCTCCTATGCCGGTCCCTCCACAGTCCGGACCCAGAAGCCAGGGCCCGTCACGAAGCAACAGTCAGAGGTTCCCAGACAGAAACGACATGCAGGGGCCATCACGAAGCAACAGTCAGCGGTTCTCAGACAGAAATGGCATGCAGCAACCACCTGCTCAG GTTAACAGGCCTCCTGGCAGCATGCCAGCTCG CCCAGCACAGCCCCTGCTTCCCATGCGAGTCATCTATGACTTCACAGCCAGAAACCGTCAGGAGCTGAGCGTGATGAAGGGTGAAGTGGTGCAG GTGGTAGACAAATCCAGGCAGTGGTGGGTAGTGCGGAACAGTCGTGAGGAGGAGGGTCATGTGCCACCAAACGTTCTAGAACCCATGAGTGGGGAGGAGCCTGCA AGAACACATAGAGCTCCAAATCTGGATATGAGGTCCAGCCCAGAGGAAGTCACAGCCTGGCTACAGTATAAGGGCTTCTCAAGAAT GACGGTGCGTAGCCTGGGTGTGATGAACGGGGCGCTACTCCTGGGGATGAAGCCCGATGATTTACGAGCTATTTGCCCAGAAGAAGGAGGCCGGGTCTTCTTCCAGTTGCAAGCTGTCAAATCGGCTCAAGCG CTCGCCAGTGAGTCGGGACATGTGCAGTATGGAGGCCGTTAA
- the eps8l3b gene encoding epidermal growth factor receptor kinase substrate 8-like protein 3b isoform X1 yields the protein MYVSNGAPPFQSRGFSPEPSSQRSDMTRPSAKSIYMQRKEYAESITRQPDSFHYRVEHLFTWELDGKEVSTINDCVAKLKSLDSKGKVWGQDLILQVQARCLQLCDIEAKEVLESLPLSNISQTKAILDSCVYNSLLTVTVQGYGRRPPNVFLFQCEETGAEEVRRDLERAIQQSGEDAGFQPAEMPMDIRSNLENIIGQGHPRSFRRPGPPPMQHIPPAPENPPHPFGAYQNYEDELPQSPGFAPRDEGRYSPDVREQHYHAEEPSPPPGADINRSLEIFNHVVADVDIFMEKVGAALKQQEGNKKKKKKQKSVKDYGENFPPIEEYAASLQKIKYAFNLLGKLKGHLNNPGAPDFVHSLFSSISFLVKQFPPAVPPSILSPLLTESALELLSQVVNPEEEHLWSQLGDSWKVPRSNWPNAEQIPPYIPVFYDGWQPPMPVPPQSGPRSQGPSRSNSQRFPDRNDMQGPSRSNSQRFSDRNGMQQPPAQVNRPPGSMPARPAQPLLPMRVIYDFTARNRQELSVMKGEVVQVVDKSRQWWVVRNSREEEGHVPPNVLEPMSGEEPARTHRAPNLDMRSSPEEVTAWLQYKGFSRMTVRSLGVMNGALLLGMKPDDLRAICPEEGGRVFFQLQAVKSAQALASESGHVQYGGR from the exons ATGTATGTCAGCAATGGTGCCCCCCCTTTCCAGTCAAG AGGTTTCTCACCAGAGCCATCTTCTCAAAGATCTGATATGACTCGACCAAGTGCAAAATCCATCTACA TGCAAAGGAAAGAATATGCGGAATCAATTACCAGACAACCAGATTCCTTTCATTACAGAGTGGAG CACCTGTTCACGTGGGAGCTGGACGGAAAGGAGGTGAGCACCATCAACGACTGCGTGGCCAAGCTGAAGAGTCTGGACAGCAAAGGGAAAGTGTGGGGCCAGGACTTGATCCTGCAGGTGCAGGCCAGGTGCCTACAGCTGTGTGACATTGAAGCAAAG GAGGTGCTGGAGTCTCTTCCTCTTAGCAACATCTCTCAGACTAAGGCCATCCTGGACAGCTGCGTCTACAACTCTCTTCTGACGGTCACCGTACAGGGCTATGGCCGTAGACCCCCAAATGTTTTCTTGTTCCAGTGTGAGGAGACTGGG GCAGAGGAAGTGAGAAGAGATTTGGAGAGGGCAATCCAGCAGAGTGGAGAGGATGCGGGCTTCCAACCTGCTGAAATGCCAATGGACATCAG GAGTAATTTGGAGAACATTATAGGCCAAGGCCATCCAAGGAGTTTCCGCAGACCTGGCCCCCCGCCCATGCAGCACATACCCCCTGCGCCCGAGAACCCTCCACATCCCTTCGGTGCCTACCAAAACTATG AGGATGAATTGCCACAGTCTCCTGGGTTTGCTCCCAGAGACGAGGGCCGTTACAGCCCAGACGTGCGTGAGCAGCATTACCATGCCGAGGAGCCGTCCCCTCCCCCCGGTGCAGATATCAACAGGAGTTTG GAAATCTTTAATCACGTAGTTGCTGATGTTGATATCTTCATGGAGAAAGTCGGAGCAGCTTTAAAACAGCAGGAAGGaaacaagaaaaagaagaagaaacagaAAAGTGTAAAGGACTATG GTGAAAACTTCCCCCCCATAGAGGAGTATGCTGCCTCACTTCAGAAAATTAAATATGCCTTCAATCTCCTG GGGAAGCTCAAGGGCCACTTAAACAACCCTGGAGCTCCTGACTTTGTCCACAGCctcttctcctccatcagctTT TTGGTGAAGCAGTTCCCTCCAGCTGTACCTCCCTCGATCCTGAGTCCTCTCCTCACAGAGTCCGCTCTGGAGCTCCTCAGCCAAGTGGTCAACCCGGAGGAGGAACATCTCTGGAGCCAGTTAGGAGACAGTTGGAAAGTCCCCAG ATCTAATTGGCCAAATGCAGAGCAGATCCCACCATATATTCCGGTCTTTTATGATGGCTGGCAGCCTCCTATGCCGGTCCCTCCACAGTCCGGACCCAGAAGCCAGGGCCCGTCACGAAGCAACAGTCAGAGGTTCCCAGACAGAAACGACATGCAGGGGCCATCACGAAGCAACAGTCAGCGGTTCTCAGACAGAAATGGCATGCAGCAACCACCTGCTCAG GTTAACAGGCCTCCTGGCAGCATGCCAGCTCG CCCAGCACAGCCCCTGCTTCCCATGCGAGTCATCTATGACTTCACAGCCAGAAACCGTCAGGAGCTGAGCGTGATGAAGGGTGAAGTGGTGCAG GTGGTAGACAAATCCAGGCAGTGGTGGGTAGTGCGGAACAGTCGTGAGGAGGAGGGTCATGTGCCACCAAACGTTCTAGAACCCATGAGTGGGGAGGAGCCTGCA AGAACACATAGAGCTCCAAATCTGGATATGAGGTCCAGCCCAGAGGAAGTCACAGCCTGGCTACAGTATAAGGGCTTCTCAAGAAT GACGGTGCGTAGCCTGGGTGTGATGAACGGGGCGCTACTCCTGGGGATGAAGCCCGATGATTTACGAGCTATTTGCCCAGAAGAAGGAGGCCGGGTCTTCTTCCAGTTGCAAGCTGTCAAATCGGCTCAAGCG CTCGCCAGTGAGTCGGGACATGTGCAGTATGGAGGCCGTTAA
- the atp5pb gene encoding ATP synthase peripheral stalk subunit b, mitochondrial, protein MLSRLVLVSGSALRTRGSIGACVVQASRSLHSSPHSLAPVPPLPEKGGKVRHGIFPEELFTLLYPKTGVTGPYMLGTGLLLYLLSKEIYVINHETVSAACTITLIVYGIKKFGPQIAAFADKLNEEKVAKAQEVKDLAMSNLAQSIEDEKKEQWRVEGRNILFDAKRNNVAMLLETNYRERLHMVTNEVKKRLDYQVQLQNLQTRMEQEHMVNWVEQSVIKSITPQQEKESIAKCIADLKVLAKTTQARATV, encoded by the exons ATGCTGTCGAGGCTTGTACTCGTTTCAG GTTCTGCGCTGAGAACCCGTGGTTCGATTGGAGCCTG TGTGGTCCAGGCCTCTCGTTCCCTGCACTCGTCCCCCCACAGCCTGGCCCCTGTGCCCCCACTGCCGGAGAAAGGGGGGAAGGTCCGCCATGGCATCTTCCCAGAGGAGCTTTTCACCCTGCTGTACCCAAAGACCGGTGTTACAG GGCCATACATGCTGGGCACTGGTctgctgctctacctgctcTCCAAGGAAATCTACGTTATTAACCACGAGACCGTATCTGCTGCCTGCACCATTACATTAATCGTCTACGGCATCAAGAAGTTTGGTCCCCAAATAGCAGCTTTTGCAGACAAGCTAAATGAG GAAAAAGTGGCTAAAGCCCAGGAGGTGAAAGACCTGGCCATGTCCAACCTGGCTCAGTCCATCGAAGACGAGAAGAAGGAGCAGTGGAGAGTGGAGGGCCGGAACATTCTGTTCGATGCCAAGAGG AACAACGTGGCCATGCTGCTGGAGACCAACTACAGGGAGCGTCTCCACATGGTCACCAACGAGGTGAAGAAGAGGCTGGACTACCAAGTGCAGCTGCAGAATCTGCAGACTCGCATGGAGCAGGAGCACATGGTCAACTGGGTGGAGCAGAGCGTCATCAAGAGCATAACGCCACAGCAG GAGAAGGAGAGCATTGCCAAGTGCATTGCAGATCTGAAAGTGCTGGCTAAAACCACCCAGGCCAGAGCCACTGTGTAA